The genomic stretch CAATTAATATTGGTTATTGAGATGGAAGAACATTTTCTGTAGCTCAAATTTGGGTCGACTTACACTATTTTGAGTTacgttaatttatttacaggCTCAAAACACTTCAAGGTCTTTTAGAAAAGACTAGTATAACCGGTATCCGATTTTATGTTGTGAATTCGTCAAAGCCAGAAGCTACGGTCAGCGCTATTGAAatagaagatgaaaaagaagcTTGGGGAGCAGCAGATCCGACAGAGGatcaaaattttctgaaaatagaAAGAACTAGAGAAGCCTTAAAGAACAAGATCGACCCAGatatagaatttattcaagatacGTCAGAACTTAAAATTTGGGAAAAGTTATCTGCATCGAGGGATCAAGTTTTAGTTATAGATAAGTAAGCCACATGATGTcttaaaatttgaagaataaaacGCCCTTATAATTCTAACAGTCTGTTGAAATTCTTCCTAGGTGTGGAAGGCTGAGTTACAGGGTAATAGTGCCATGGAGCATATTACATTTTCCCTATGTCAAAGCTGCAATTCTCTCGACTTACAAAGAACAGCCGTGCGGAAGCTGTAACATTAGTCAAACGGAGAGTCAGGCAGATGTTACCACTGAAACAGCAACGACCACGACTGaaagcgaaaaaataaaaaccgaaCAGCCTTTGGATACCCTACCAGAGAACTTGAATATCGATCACATGAGAGAAATTGCTGTAAAAAAGTACAAGCTCGATGACACCGATAATACCGcaacgaaaaaatatcatactaAAGAGTCCCAGGATATTCCtgaaaatgttataaaactTTTAAATGGAAGCGCCAGTGGACAAAAAGGTATCAATATCGCTGCTCTGTTACCAACAACAATTCAATATTCAGATGACGGCCGTGCTATCAGCTATTCACAAACTCCGGTTCCAGTACTAGAGGATAAACAATACCAGAATACTTCCAACATTACGGATGCTCCAAATTCTGATAAAAACACAGAAGTAATGCCTGACAGTGATTTATCAGAAGCACTTTATAATGAAAACAGCGATAATTTGGAACCGATAAAGCCCCAGGGTATGGAAACAGAAAATTCAACGGATAGCTACAgtgaagaagataaaaattattatcttgACAATGAACATGAGCGGCATAAGcttgaaaaatctgaatcCCTCAAATTGAAAAGTAGTTGGGAAAATAAGAATGGAGATGAAAATTCAGAGATAGATCCTTATTCATCAAGCGCTAATGATTCCAACAATCGCAGTAATGAAAGCAGCTCAGAGATGGAAATTTCAAGTCTGCTAGATTCGTTGTTCGAGAATAAAACTGCTAATCATATACACAGAACAGAACAAGAATTTGAAGGAATGAATTCCCAGGAACATTCACAGAATGCGGACTATTTGATGCCAATTAGGATAATAATGCACGCACCTCACAGGCATATACACGATGAACCGTTCAAGAAACATGAATACCTGGTCCTAAAACTTGGACATCCAGAATATCACGGGCATTTGCCATCTGAGGAAGACTTCCTTGGAACAAATGACAGCAAAccaaattctgaaaataacgataaaagtAAGGAAGTCGATGAAACAGATCCGGGGAGCGGAGAATATGACAACAATGATAATACAAACGACCAACACCATGGCAATCGTCATCAACATCAACATCATCACAAATTAGGTAAAAATACGGACAAAGACGATCATCTGGACATTATATACTATAAAGATGAAAGCCCTGGTTTTTACGGAGAAGATGCAGAATATTGGAAAGACCCTGAGAACATAGAATATGACGAAAAGCTCGAAATGGAACAAATTGGTGAGAAGGTaggaaatataaattttacgacTTCATCGAGTTAATTGATTAGTAGCTGAGTATCAATCGGTTCgaattacaatttcaatttcaattttaggGAACACAAGGTGCTGTGAATTTCGATGAGATAAATATCGGTAACGCAAACGTCCAGGAGAGTACATTAAAAAATCCGCTTGACGAAAAAGTAGGAGAAGATACCGTCATTGATGACCAAATTATGGAAGAGGAGGCCAAGACAAATCGTCTGATTGAGCATTACAGCAAACTTATTCCGTGGCTTGACTATGCATTCGATCAATAACTTATAGgcatttcaattaataaatttatttttccttataaATCTAGATATTATGAGTATTTGACAAAGCTCACTATGTAAATACTTACGtcattttcaacaataattcTTTTATGTTACATTCTACGCATATCCTTTGTAGGTACTTTCGAAGATCAGGTGTATATACAATAGTTTTTCCAAGAAAAGAATCTTGTAATGTAATTTAAGTAGTTGATAGAACTTTCATCGGGTAAAATTTAGAATTCGTGACTCGTCATGTTTTAGTCGAAGTTGGAAACCCGATTACACCTGggaattagttttttattgAACTTCTTCGATGGCTGGCGACTTTAACAGCGATCTAAAAAAAGCTTTTCAGTGATGATAATTATCTTTGTACAGAACAACAATTACATTTTGCACAAATTTAACTTGCAATATATGACAAATTGAAACCATAAACTAATTGGTATGGACATGATACATCTAAAGGATAGCCATGAACTGTATCCGTTGGATAAATAGAAGATGTTATTAcgtttaatgaaaataaataaataaacaaccgGTAAAAATGTCCAGTggtgaacaaaaaatgtacaaaagtTGACACtgaatttcatcaaaaaatatccgtatttatattacatatcGTATGATTCcgataaatattattaaacatattatttatatcacCTTCAGCgtgtagatattttttttcctgattaatacaaaaatttatcaattttgttttcggtGTCAAACTAATAGATGAAAACTATCAGGGTTAGTTGAAAATCATTCTACTTCGCTTGTATCATCAGAATCGAGACTTTCATCGGTACTTGTGCTTGATGAACTACTACTGTCAGATTCTGTTTCAGAATCAGTGTCGCTGCTATCCGACGAGCTCGAACTTCCTCTCCGCAATCTAAAATAATCGAATATACTTACATAAGTATAATGATCAATAATAACGTAAATTCATTACTTGTCTCTGATTTGTTATTGGCTAACATTCCACATACACGCATTCATgttttataattcaattttatcacgGAAATCACGGAAGAAGCGCTGTAAAGCGATAAAATGCAAACCAAACAAGCATAATAATTATCTGATGCGAAACGCTTGATCTCCcacaaaaaaaactaaatgGCAGTAATAGAAAGACCAGAAACAATGATAAGAATACCATGGCAGAGAACATAGAAAATGCTCATTCAGGAAAAGAAGACACTGTAAACAACATGAAAAGGAAAGAGTCAACAAATTGTATTGAAAGTAACCATAAATTGTAATAGAAATAATATGGTTGCCAGAGATGAAGTTAagcatcttttttttatagtcCATCATCTATTCACAAGGAATTATTTAAAAGCGTTTAGTATTTTGATTAAACGgtcttttaaaaaaaattagtattgttaagaattcaaaataaaactCTTTTCATTAAACTTTTACCATGTCTTGTAAAACTTACAAATAGTCTAAGAACTTTTTGCTCTCCATGGTGTACGTGAATTTAGGCCTTCAAAAATAGATTAAATTATCGTAGCAATTAGGTtctgtatattataattctaACTTTAATACGAGACTTTCAAAACCAACTGAATCAATTTTCGTCCTACATAATTTGAAATAGCTACGTAATTAGCAAACTTAGCAGCACTCATCAAATGGAaaaattactttattttttcaaccatacCTAAGAAAACGGTTTCGCGGTGTAAAAGCAGTTATGTTGTTCTGGTCTTGCACGAACAAAAATCATGACAAAATTTAcgattatggaaaaaaattcatttaaaagTTTGGATGTGCATGTGTAAAAGAAATACAAAGGATTCGATTTTGCAAAGACAGCAAAGAAACTATTTTCATAAACGGTATTTCATAACAATTTAAAATGATCGAATCATTTCaagacaagaaaaataattacaataagcaaaaaaattagacaTGGAAAATTCAATCTTCTGGCCAAAGGAAACAACTTTTAAATTACAAGAACCGGATTTTACGTGACTATATTGGACTGCTTCAATTAATTTGAGGTCTGAAAATGACAGTAAGCCAAATGTATTGTTCAATTAATATGGTCCAGAAATAAATTGAGTAGAACTATCTAATTGTTTACATAGCTCGAAACAATTTCACTGGAAACTTGTACTTAAGAAACTTTAAAATCATCAATGTAACTACATTGATTACATGTAAATACGaaacataatttttgaattttgatgtgttcctaaAACATTAGCAATCCCAAGATAATTAACTTACTTCTCATCGTTCTTCTCGTATAATGCCATGTTGCCTACTTTGTCGACCATTTCATGGATGGCATTTTCTATAACTAAGTCTTCATCTTGAACGGAGAAAGCAGCTGCTTCTAATTCAACAAGATCTAACCCCATTTCGACTTTGTTTGGGTGTATCTAGAACCAGAGCAATAAAGTAAAAGTCAGTATGCAAATAAATGGGATTGGAATTTAGAGAGTCTAGAAATAGTTT from Neodiprion virginianus isolate iyNeoVirg1 chromosome 3, iyNeoVirg1.1, whole genome shotgun sequence encodes the following:
- the LOC124299484 gene encoding uncharacterized protein LOC124299484 isoform X1, with amino-acid sequence MRIFLAFALVTSISHCSCIPIEVRPAGFSWQDGSSLVSALTLRVKKNTDDNEYIEECTPVQSWQEEPGIISVIAFLDASWQYSHRQATMLKTLQGLLEKTSITGIRFYVVNSSKPEATVSAIEIEDEKEAWGAADPTEDQNFLKIERTREALKNKIDPDIEFIQDTSELKIWEKLSASRDQVLVIDKCGRLSYRVIVPWSILHFPYVKAAILSTYKEQPCGSCNISQTESQADVTTETATTTTESEKIKTEQPLDTLPENLNIDHMREIAVKKYKLDDTDNTATKKYHTKESQDIPENVIKLLNGSASGQKGINIAALLPTTIQYSDDGRAISYSQTPVPVLEDKQYQNTSNITDAPNSDKNTEVMPDSDLSEALYNENSDNLEPIKPQGMETENSTDSYSEEDKNYYLDNEHERHKLEKSESLKLKSSWENKNGDENSEIDPYSSSANDSNNRSNESSSEMEISSLLDSLFENKTANHIHRTEQEFEGMNSQEHSQNADYLMPIRIIMHAPHRHIHDEPFKKHEYLVLKLGHPEYHGHLPSEEDFLGTNDSKPNSENNDKSKEVDETDPGSGEYDNNDNTNDQHHGNRHQHQHHHKLGKNTDKDDHLDIIYYKDESPGFYGEDAEYWKDPENIEYDEKLEMEQIGEKGTQGAVNFDEINIGNANVQESTLKNPLDEKVGEDTVIDDQIMEEEAKTNRLIEHYSKLIPWLDYAFDQ
- the LOC124299484 gene encoding protein PFC0760c-like isoform X3 encodes the protein MNIFLGLKTLQGLLEKTSITGIRFYVVNSSKPEATVSAIEIEDEKEAWGAADPTEDQNFLKIERTREALKNKIDPDIEFIQDTSELKIWEKLSASRDQVLVIDKCGRLSYRVIVPWSILHFPYVKAAILSTYKEQPCGSCNISQTESQADVTTETATTTTESEKIKTEQPLDTLPENLNIDHMREIAVKKYKLDDTDNTATKKYHTKESQDIPENVIKLLNGSASGQKGINIAALLPTTIQYSDDGRAISYSQTPVPVLEDKQYQNTSNITDAPNSDKNTEVMPDSDLSEALYNENSDNLEPIKPQGMETENSTDSYSEEDKNYYLDNEHERHKLEKSESLKLKSSWENKNGDENSEIDPYSSSANDSNNRSNESSSEMEISSLLDSLFENKTANHIHRTEQEFEGMNSQEHSQNADYLMPIRIIMHAPHRHIHDEPFKKHEYLVLKLGHPEYHGHLPSEEDFLGTNDSKPNSENNDKSKEVDETDPGSGEYDNNDNTNDQHHGNRHQHQHHHKLGKNTDKDDHLDIIYYKDESPGFYGEDAEYWKDPENIEYDEKLEMEQIGEKGTQGAVNFDEINIGNANVQESTLKNPLDEKVGEDTVIDDQIMEEEAKTNRLIEHYSKLIPWLDYAFDQ
- the LOC124299484 gene encoding uncharacterized protein LOC124299484 isoform X2, with product MRIFLAFALVTSISHCSCIPIEVRPAGFSWQDGSSLVSALTLRVKKNTDDNEYIEECTPVQSWQEEPGIISVIAFLDASWQYSHRQATMLKTLQGLLEKTSITGIRFYVVNSSKPEATVSAIEIEDEKEAWGAADPTEDQNFLKIERTREALKNKIDPDIEFIQDTSELKIWEKLSASRDQVLVIDKCGRLSYRVIVPWSILHFPYVKAAILSTYKEQPCGSCNISQTESQADVTTETATTTTESEKIKTEQPLDTLPENLNIDHMREIAVKKYKLDDTDNTATKKYHTKESQDIPENVIKLLNGSASGQKGINIAALLPTTIQYSDDGRAISYSQTPVPVLEDKQYQNTSNITDAPNSDKNTEVMPDSDLSEALYNENSDNLEPIKPQGMETENSTDSYSEEDKNYYLDNEHERHKLEKSESLKLKSSWENKNGDENSEIDPYSSSANDSNNRSNESSSEMEISSLLDSLFENKTANHIHRTEQEFEGMNSQEHSQNADYLMPIRIIMHAPHRHIHDEPFKKHEYLVLKLGHPEYHGHLPSEEDFLGTNDSKPNSENNDKSKEVDETDPGSGEYDNNDNTNDQHHGNRHQHQHHHKLGKNTDKDDHLDIIYYKDESPGFYGEDAEYWKDPENIEYDEKLEMEQIGNTRCCEFR